One Nonomuraea angiospora DNA segment encodes these proteins:
- the dmpG gene encoding 4-hydroxy-2-oxovalerate aldolase, with translation MTGKIRITDSTLRDGSHAMAHRFTEEQVRGVVHALDGAGVEVIEVTHGDGLGGSSFNYGFSLEDDIKLVAAAVDEARSAKIAVLLLPGLGTVEDLRKAHGAGASVARIATHCTEADVSLQHFAAARELGMETVGFLMLSHRVGPAELAAQARIMVDGGAQCVYVVDSAGALVLGEAQARVSALVDEIGDQAEVGFHGHQNLSLGVANSVLATQNGARQIDGALCALGAGAGNSPTEVLVATFDRLGIPTGVSVQGALAAAEDVVKPFLNRLPFADRSAITQGYAGVYSSFLLHAERAAERYGVPAHEILQRVGEAGYVGGQEDMIIDVALRLVEERDRPHARP, from the coding sequence ATGACCGGCAAGATCAGGATCACCGACTCCACCCTGCGCGACGGCAGCCACGCGATGGCCCACCGCTTCACCGAGGAGCAGGTACGCGGCGTGGTGCACGCCCTGGACGGCGCCGGGGTGGAGGTCATCGAGGTCACCCACGGCGACGGGCTGGGCGGATCGTCGTTCAACTACGGGTTCTCGCTGGAGGACGACATCAAGCTCGTCGCCGCCGCCGTGGACGAGGCGCGGAGCGCGAAGATCGCCGTCCTGCTGCTGCCCGGCCTCGGCACGGTCGAGGACCTGCGCAAGGCCCACGGGGCGGGGGCGTCCGTGGCCCGGATCGCCACCCACTGCACCGAGGCCGACGTGTCGCTGCAGCACTTCGCCGCCGCCCGCGAGCTGGGCATGGAGACCGTGGGCTTCCTCATGCTGTCGCACCGCGTCGGCCCGGCCGAGCTGGCCGCGCAGGCCCGGATCATGGTGGACGGCGGCGCCCAGTGCGTCTACGTGGTCGACTCGGCCGGCGCCCTCGTGCTCGGCGAGGCCCAGGCCCGCGTCAGCGCGCTGGTGGACGAGATCGGCGACCAGGCGGAGGTCGGCTTCCACGGCCACCAGAACCTCTCGCTCGGCGTCGCCAACTCGGTGCTGGCCACCCAGAACGGCGCCCGCCAGATCGACGGCGCCCTCTGCGCGCTGGGCGCCGGGGCGGGCAACTCGCCCACCGAGGTGCTGGTCGCCACCTTCGACCGGCTCGGCATCCCGACCGGGGTGAGCGTGCAGGGCGCGCTGGCCGCCGCCGAGGACGTGGTCAAGCCGTTCCTGAACCGCCTGCCGTTCGCCGACCGCTCGGCGATCACGCAGGGCTACGCGGGGGTGTACTCCAGCTTCCTGCTGCACGCCGAACGGGCCGCCGAGCGGTACGGCGTACCGGCCCACGAGATCCTGCAGCGGGTCGGCGAGGCCGGCTACGTCGGCGGCCAGGAGGACATGATCATCGACGTCGCCCTGCGGCTCGTCGAGGAGCGCGACCGCCCGCACGCCCGGCCCTGA
- a CDS encoding class I SAM-dependent methyltransferase, whose amino-acid sequence MSSSQSLADPGSEPDTTSGGAVPPQPGTFDLVHARLVLVHVPDRARALATMVAALRPGGRLSVEDADTGLQPLACRCTRCPPPHRVRPGRGPRHDDDPEPPPHREGDHRPPVRSAPWFT is encoded by the coding sequence ATGAGTTCATCGCAGTCCCTCGCCGACCCCGGGTCCGAGCCGGACACGACCTCAGGCGGGGCGGTGCCGCCGCAGCCGGGCACGTTCGACCTGGTACACGCCCGGCTCGTGCTCGTCCACGTCCCCGACCGTGCCCGGGCGCTGGCGACGATGGTGGCGGCGCTGCGCCCCGGTGGCCGGCTGTCGGTCGAGGACGCCGATACCGGGCTGCAGCCGCTGGCCTGCCGCTGTACGAGATGCCCGCCACCTCATCGAGTCCGCCCCGGGCGTGGACCACGCCACGACGACGATCCTGAGCCACCGCCTCATCGCGAGGGAGACCACCGCCCGCCGGTGAGGTCGGCGCCGTGGTTCACGTAG
- a CDS encoding peptidase domain-containing ABC transporter, whose amino-acid sequence MRQNTMADCGAACLAMVLGHHGRRASVREVAADLQVSRDGLTAFAIVEAAKSYGLRAKALSIAPERLGSVPGPFVVHWEFNHFLVVERWRPDVVEVVDPASGRRRLTPEEFDLGFTGVVLAFEPGPDFSVQGPERRPWRANLLRALLMRHRGLLIQALLASVLLQVAALVLPLLSGLVVDEVLPGRDRYLLRVLIVGLPIVVLIQAILNYLRTAVLLMLRARADTEFTGGVVGQLFALPYGYFTLRGTSDLVMSTQSAASLRAMLSGQVLSAFLDGPLAVVLMILVLAGDPVLGGCLAAVAAVQVVLLLLTRRRIADLTGRGLTAAATTQGRLIESIRGIESIKASSSERRAVERWSAMFTSQMNADLRLGLARGLLDSVLSGIRILAPALLLLVGAVRVLDGGPSLGTMLALNALAVSALTPLTSLLTSLQELQEAGAHVERLADIVEAEPERTGGARPRLRGEVALSGVGFRFDPRSPWTLRNVTLRIDPGQKVALVGSSGSGKSTLGRILLGLYEPIEGEIRYDGTPARDLDPGWLRGRFGVVTQDPHLFTGTIRENIALAVPGAALDRIVAAARLAHVHDDIMAMPMGYETMLTEGGGLSGGQRQRIALARALLPEPRILLLDEATSHLDTVAEAAIEHNLAALPLTRVVIAHRLSTVRDADQILVIEAGQVAERGTHDELMRSGGRYAALSDLTRPRL is encoded by the coding sequence ATGAGGCAGAACACGATGGCCGACTGCGGCGCGGCGTGCCTGGCGATGGTGCTCGGGCACCACGGGCGCCGCGCGAGCGTGCGTGAGGTCGCCGCGGATCTCCAGGTGTCCAGGGACGGGCTGACCGCCTTCGCGATCGTCGAGGCCGCGAAGTCGTACGGCCTGCGCGCCAAGGCGCTCTCGATCGCGCCCGAGCGGCTCGGATCGGTGCCGGGGCCGTTCGTCGTGCACTGGGAGTTCAACCACTTTCTGGTCGTCGAGCGCTGGCGCCCGGATGTCGTCGAGGTCGTCGATCCGGCCTCCGGGCGGCGCCGGCTCACGCCGGAGGAGTTCGACCTCGGGTTCACCGGGGTCGTGCTGGCCTTCGAGCCGGGCCCGGACTTCAGCGTCCAGGGGCCCGAGCGGCGCCCGTGGCGCGCGAACCTGCTGCGCGCCCTGCTCATGCGCCACCGCGGCCTGCTGATCCAGGCGCTGCTCGCCTCAGTGCTCCTGCAGGTGGCCGCGCTCGTGCTGCCCCTGCTCTCCGGGCTCGTCGTCGACGAGGTGCTGCCCGGCCGCGACCGGTATCTGCTGCGCGTCCTCATCGTCGGCCTGCCGATCGTGGTGCTGATCCAGGCAATCCTCAACTACCTGCGTACGGCCGTGCTCCTCATGCTGCGGGCACGGGCCGACACGGAGTTCACGGGCGGGGTGGTCGGACAGCTGTTCGCGCTGCCTTACGGGTACTTCACCCTGCGCGGGACGAGCGACCTGGTCATGAGCACACAGAGCGCGGCCAGCCTGAGAGCCATGCTGTCCGGCCAGGTGCTGTCGGCGTTCCTCGACGGTCCGCTGGCCGTGGTGCTCATGATCCTCGTGCTGGCAGGCGATCCCGTGCTCGGCGGGTGCCTGGCCGCGGTGGCGGCCGTCCAGGTCGTCCTGCTGCTCCTCACCCGAAGACGGATCGCCGATCTCACCGGGCGCGGGCTGACCGCCGCCGCCACGACCCAGGGCCGGCTCATCGAGTCCATCCGGGGCATCGAGTCGATCAAGGCGTCCAGCTCGGAACGGCGTGCCGTCGAGCGGTGGTCAGCGATGTTCACCTCGCAGATGAACGCCGACCTGCGCCTGGGCCTGGCCCGCGGGCTCCTGGACTCGGTCCTGTCCGGCATCAGGATCCTCGCTCCCGCGCTGCTGCTGCTCGTGGGCGCGGTCCGAGTGCTCGACGGCGGGCCGAGCCTGGGAACGATGCTCGCGCTCAACGCGCTCGCCGTCTCCGCGCTCACCCCGCTGACCTCGCTGCTGACCAGCCTCCAGGAGCTCCAGGAGGCCGGGGCTCACGTCGAGCGGCTCGCCGACATCGTCGAGGCCGAGCCGGAACGCACCGGCGGCGCGCGGCCACGGCTGCGCGGGGAGGTGGCGCTGAGCGGCGTCGGGTTCCGCTTCGACCCACGTTCCCCCTGGACGCTCAGGAACGTCACGCTCAGGATCGATCCTGGACAGAAGGTCGCGCTGGTGGGCAGCTCCGGCTCGGGCAAGAGCACGCTGGGCAGGATCCTGCTCGGCCTGTACGAGCCGATCGAGGGCGAGATCCGCTACGACGGGACGCCCGCGCGCGACCTGGACCCAGGCTGGCTGCGCGGCCGATTCGGCGTGGTCACCCAGGACCCGCACCTGTTCACCGGGACCATCAGGGAGAACATCGCCCTGGCCGTCCCCGGCGCCGCGCTGGACAGGATCGTGGCCGCCGCCAGGCTGGCGCACGTCCACGACGACATCATGGCCATGCCCATGGGGTACGAGACGATGCTCACCGAGGGCGGCGGCCTGTCAGGCGGCCAGCGGCAGCGGATCGCCCTCGCGCGGGCCCTGCTGCCCGAGCCGCGGATCCTGCTGCTCGACGAGGCCACCAGCCACCTGGACACCGTGGCCGAGGCGGCCATCGAGCACAACCTCGCGGCCCTGCCGCTGACCCGCGTCGTGATCGCCCACCGGCTGAGCACCGTGCGCGACGCCGACCAGATCCTCGTCATAGAGGCGGGACAGGTGGCCGAGCGAGGAACCCACGACGAGCTGATGCGATCCGGCGGACGGTACGCGGCCCTGTCCGACCTGACACGACCGCGGCTGTGA